The Pecten maximus chromosome 14, xPecMax1.1, whole genome shotgun sequence genome includes a region encoding these proteins:
- the LOC117341876 gene encoding putative uncharacterized membrane protein YMR173W-A → MSDTIAIKTTYTAAIYMINTASTKLTDTAPTKMIATVPTKMIATVPTKMIATVPTKMIATVPTKMIATVPTKMIATVPTMMIATVPTKMIATVPTKMIATAPSKMIATAPTKMIATVPTKMIATVPTKMIATVPTKMIATAPSKMIATVPTKMIATVPTKMIATATSKMIATVPTKMIATAPSKMIATSPTKMIATVPTKMIATVPTKMIATVPTKMIATAPTKMIATVPTKMIATVPTKMIATAPSKMTDTSQIKMTDTSQIKMIDTHNNDDTHSSPNKEDRQPQSGWQV, encoded by the coding sequence ATGTCAGACACAATCGCGATCAAGACGACATATACGGCCGCTATCTATATGATAAACACAGCCTCGACCAAGTTGACAGATACAGCCCCGACCAAGATGATAGCCACAGTCCCGACCAAGATGATAGCCACAGTCCCGACCAAGATGATAGCCACAGTCCCGACCAAGATGATAGCCACAGTCCCGACCAAGATGATAGCCACAGTCCCGACCAAGATGATAGCCACAGTCCCGACCATGATGATAGCCACAGTCCCGACCAAGATGATAGCCACAGTCCCGACCAAGATGATAGCCACAGCACCGAGCAAGATGATAGCCACAGCACCGACCAAGATGATAGCCACAGTCCCGACCAAGATGATAGCCACAGTCCCGACCAAGATGATAGCCACAGTCCCGACCAAGATGATAGCCACAGCACCGAGCAAGATGATAGCCACAGTCCCGACCAAGATGATAGCCACAGTCCCGACCAAGATGATAGCCACAGCAACGAGCAAGATGATAGCCACAGTCCCGACCAAGATGATAGCCACAGCACCGAGCAAGATGATAGCCACATCCCCGACCAAGATGATAGCCACAGTCCCGACCAAGATGATAGCCACAGTCCCGACCAAGATGATAGCCACAGTCCCGACCAAGATGATAGCCACAGCCCCGACCAAGATGATAGCCACAGTCCCGACCAAGATGATAGCCACAGTCCCGACCAAGATGATAGCCACAGCACCGAGCAAGATGACAGACACATCCCAGATCAAGATGACAGACACATCCCAGATCAAGATGATAGACACCCACAATAACGATGACACACACAGCAGCCCCAATAAAGAGGACAGACAGCCCCAATCAGGATGGCAGGTTTAG